Proteins encoded by one window of Saprospiraceae bacterium:
- the dnaG gene encoding DNA primase encodes MIKNVNEIKGANLLDIVSRYVELKKEGSHYSGLCPFHEEKTPSFKLDTNKQLYHCFGCQEGGNNPVQFLMDKEQLSFVEAAEEVARLSNIKVEYVSNSNRAQYLATNKIKQDQKKRLWETMSSVKNWYSSQLEEALEALQITDDDYIINCAGRTYQYRTLKTFQISYATADNQLAKNKANFDQEALKELSVLKPSDSGLYDFFRDRLLFPITDHRGQVLAFGGRKPQNDTNKKNPKYLNSPESPIYKKSNVLYGIHQAKGSIHRQDHVWLVEGYTDVLTLHENDIKNVVATCGTALSEGQIALLKRYSKNVYILRDGDSAGLAAAQKDVDILIKNGCYPKIAILDQGDDPDSFLRKHKSTGFAYFVEEKLEDALIWRIMQEWDEKTPIKKESAFKLAGELIAHIESESLRSTYIKELCSKKRMGPVLKILKDHINYYQETLFKPNQSQLTQAQQKDVINFGIYSTQNRYYVANTINIEGIQISNFTIDPIYLIIGAHDSQRLIKIENEYGRSAILNIPAASFTTLNEFKKEVERMGNYLFTGKTTDFDRIKSKIYANTPECFPLNIMGWNKKGFYVWGNGISHKGQFTPIDENGIIEFEDTRYFLPAFSKMQDYIHSDDMEEQFEFEKKFCYHMKPKSIDFKSWVTQMIDVHGWNGAMGVAFAISSLFRDIIFPKFNFFPLLNCFGPSGSGKSFFARSLMALFGQSNRHDPFNLASGTPVAFKRKLAQAINAVVFFDEYSNSIDFRRVEALKGSYDGAGHEKGIKSNDHRTITTKIRSAIILAGQQQPTQDIALFKRVIALNFSSSRNSLEAQIKAKKLKEIEESGQLTQLTQYLLTMRDQIDQHFSGEFEVLRARFYRMLKSDGHEVEDRIINNHLIPLTIMYMINARLEAGINIVQFEEWCYNNVIQQSESIFSEDELSIFWRILEYLHDKGINDSKSGIHHYQDLIVEEKAHERYQNEADKKDRKDSLLKTYEQKTTLLYIRFSRIHPEYQDRHQKQRGKAGLDLQALQYYLRASAAYEGQKRAKKFGDKAYSCYVFKMEELAIELPLSIINKEV; translated from the coding sequence ATGATTAAGAACGTAAACGAAATCAAAGGAGCCAACCTACTGGATATTGTAAGCCGATACGTAGAACTCAAAAAAGAAGGCAGTCACTACAGTGGCCTATGTCCCTTTCACGAAGAAAAGACCCCCTCCTTTAAATTAGATACCAACAAGCAGCTATACCATTGCTTCGGCTGTCAGGAAGGAGGCAATAACCCTGTGCAATTCCTGATGGACAAAGAGCAGCTAAGTTTTGTAGAAGCCGCCGAAGAAGTCGCCAGGCTATCGAACATCAAAGTGGAGTATGTCAGCAACAGCAACCGAGCCCAATATCTGGCCACCAATAAAATCAAGCAAGACCAGAAAAAGCGACTTTGGGAAACCATGAGCAGCGTAAAAAACTGGTACAGCAGCCAATTAGAAGAAGCCCTGGAAGCCCTGCAGATCACGGACGACGACTATATCATCAACTGTGCGGGCAGAACCTACCAATATCGTACCCTGAAGACCTTCCAGATCAGCTATGCAACAGCCGACAACCAGCTCGCCAAAAACAAGGCCAACTTCGACCAGGAAGCCCTCAAAGAATTAAGCGTTCTTAAACCATCAGATAGCGGTCTTTATGACTTTTTTAGAGACCGCCTCTTATTTCCCATCACCGATCACCGAGGTCAGGTCCTGGCTTTTGGCGGCAGAAAACCCCAAAACGACACCAACAAAAAAAATCCCAAATACCTCAACAGTCCCGAAAGCCCCATTTACAAAAAAAGCAACGTACTATATGGCATCCATCAAGCCAAAGGCTCGATCCATCGCCAGGACCATGTATGGCTCGTAGAAGGCTATACCGACGTGCTGACCCTGCACGAAAACGACATAAAAAACGTGGTAGCCACCTGTGGCACGGCCCTGAGTGAAGGACAAATAGCACTCCTCAAGCGATACAGCAAAAACGTATACATCCTCCGCGATGGCGATAGTGCAGGCCTAGCTGCCGCCCAAAAAGACGTAGACATCCTCATCAAAAACGGCTGTTACCCCAAGATAGCCATATTAGACCAGGGCGATGACCCCGACAGTTTTCTCAGGAAGCACAAAAGCACCGGCTTCGCCTATTTTGTAGAAGAAAAGCTAGAAGATGCGTTGATTTGGAGAATTATGCAAGAATGGGACGAAAAAACCCCCATCAAAAAAGAAAGCGCCTTCAAGCTCGCTGGAGAACTAATAGCCCATATAGAGAGTGAATCCCTGCGCAGCACCTATATCAAAGAACTGTGCAGCAAAAAAAGAATGGGTCCCGTACTGAAAATTCTCAAGGACCACATCAACTACTACCAGGAAACCCTATTCAAGCCCAACCAAAGTCAACTCACCCAAGCACAGCAAAAAGATGTCATCAACTTCGGCATCTATTCCACCCAAAACCGCTACTATGTCGCCAACACCATCAACATCGAAGGCATCCAAATCTCCAACTTCACCATTGACCCCATCTATCTAATCATTGGCGCCCATGACAGTCAGCGGCTCATCAAGATCGAAAACGAATACGGCCGCAGCGCTATTCTCAATATTCCCGCCGCCAGCTTCACCACCCTGAATGAATTCAAAAAAGAAGTAGAGCGAATGGGCAACTACCTATTCACCGGAAAAACCACCGACTTTGACCGAATCAAATCGAAAATATACGCCAACACCCCCGAATGTTTCCCGCTAAACATCATGGGGTGGAACAAAAAAGGCTTTTACGTGTGGGGCAATGGCATCAGCCACAAGGGGCAATTCACCCCCATCGATGAAAACGGCATCATTGAATTTGAAGACACCCGTTACTTCCTACCCGCCTTTTCCAAGATGCAAGACTACATCCACAGCGACGACATGGAAGAACAATTCGAGTTTGAAAAAAAATTCTGTTATCATATGAAACCAAAATCAATAGACTTCAAAAGCTGGGTCACCCAAATGATTGACGTTCACGGCTGGAATGGCGCCATGGGCGTCGCCTTCGCCATTTCTTCCCTATTTCGGGACATCATCTTCCCCAAATTCAACTTCTTCCCTCTGCTCAACTGCTTTGGCCCCTCCGGGTCAGGCAAGTCCTTCTTCGCCCGATCCCTGATGGCACTCTTTGGCCAATCCAACCGTCATGACCCCTTCAATCTAGCCAGCGGCACCCCCGTCGCCTTCAAGCGCAAACTCGCCCAAGCCATCAATGCCGTCGTCTTCTTTGACGAATACTCCAACAGCATTGACTTTAGAAGAGTAGAAGCCCTAAAAGGCAGCTACGATGGCGCAGGCCACGAAAAAGGCATCAAATCCAACGACCATCGGACCATCACCACCAAAATACGAAGCGCCATCATCCTGGCCGGGCAGCAACAACCCACCCAGGACATCGCCCTCTTCAAGAGAGTGATTGCCCTGAACTTCTCCAGCAGTCGCAACAGTCTGGAAGCCCAGATCAAAGCCAAAAAACTAAAAGAAATAGAAGAAAGCGGGCAACTGACCCAGCTCACCCAATACCTATTAACCATGAGAGACCAAATAGACCAGCACTTCAGCGGCGAATTTGAAGTATTACGCGCTCGGTTTTACCGCATGCTAAAATCAGACGGCCATGAAGTAGAAGATCGCATCATCAATAACCACCTCATACCACTGACCATCATGTATATGATCAATGCCCGGCTGGAGGCCGGTATAAACATCGTCCAATTTGAAGAATGGTGCTATAACAATGTCATCCAGCAAAGCGAATCGATCTTCAGCGAAGACGAACTCTCCATCTTCTGGCGCATCCTAGAATACCTGCACGACAAAGGAATCAATGATTCAAAATCAGGCATCCACCATTACCAAGACCTTATCGTAGAAGAAAAAGCACACGAACGGTATCAAAATGAAGCCGACAAAAAAGACAGAAAAGACAGTCTACTGAAGACCTACGAGCAAAAGACCACCCTCCTTTACATCCGATTCTCCCGCATTCACCCAGAATACCAGGACCGGCATCAAAAACAGCGAGGCAAGGCCGGATTGGATCTTCAAGCTCTGCAATACTACCTCAGAGCTAGCGCCGCTTATGAAGGGCAGAAGAGGGCAAAGAAATTTGGAGACAAAGCCTACAGCTGTTATGTCTTCAAGATGGAGGAACTAGCTATAGAACTTCCCTTGTCGATCATCAATAAAGAAGTGTAA
- a CDS encoding VOC family protein, which yields MMMKVENTIPVLPVRNLKDSINYYVDVLGFKVDWKGAAVGSVSRDGCSIMLSELTNASAPGWVWIGLQDATLFEEFKRKGVRVYQEPLNYDWGYEMKFQDLDANVLWLATSPREDLPMI from the coding sequence ATGATGATGAAAGTGGAAAATACAATACCTGTCTTACCGGTAAGGAATTTGAAAGATAGCATCAACTATTATGTCGATGTGCTAGGATTCAAAGTGGATTGGAAGGGTGCTGCTGTTGGATCCGTTTCACGGGATGGTTGTAGCATCATGCTCAGTGAACTGACTAATGCATCTGCTCCTGGCTGGGTCTGGATCGGACTGCAAGATGCTACCTTGTTCGAGGAATTTAAGCGTAAAGGGGTCCGTGTGTATCAGGAACCCCTGAACTATGATTGGGGCTACGAAATGAAGTTTCAAGACCTGGATGCTAATGTTCTCTGGTTGGCCACAAGCCCTAGAGAGGATTTGCCAATGATATGA